One genomic region from Homalodisca vitripennis isolate AUS2020 chromosome 6, UT_GWSS_2.1, whole genome shotgun sequence encodes:
- the LOC124364605 gene encoding small nuclear ribonucleoprotein-associated protein B, with translation MTIGKNNKMQQHLNYRVRITLQDSRTFIGTFKAFDKHMNVIIGDCEEFRKLKPKGSKQPEKEERRLLGFVLLRGENVVSLSVEGPPTPEEGPRVPIPGAAPGPGIARAAGRGIPAGGGGVPAGLQGPVRGVGGPSQQVMTPGGRGMGMVGPPQVRAGPAGMPHMMPPPGMLAMQPGMQGMPPMGRGGPPPMQGPPPGMMRGGPPPRPY, from the exons ATG acaaTCGGGAAGAACAATAAGATGCAACAGCATCTTAACTACAGGGTTAGAATTACCTTACAAGATTCCAGGACATTTATTGGAACATTTAAAG cATTTGACAAACACATGAATGTCATCATCGGAGATTGTGAGGAATTCAGGAAGCTCAAACCCAAGGGGTCCAAGCAGCCAGAGAAAGAGGAGAGGAGACTACTAGGGTTTGTGCTGTTGCGAGGAGAAAACGTGGTGTCGCTGTCAGTGGAGGGGCCCCCGACTCCGGAAGAGGGTCCTAGGGTGCCTATCCCCGGAGCAGCTCCAGGTCCCGGCATCGCACGAGCAGCTGGTCGTGGCATCCCAGCAGGAGGCGGTGGAGTACCAGCTG GACTACAAGGCCCAGTGCGTGGTGTGGGTGGACCGTCACAACAGGTGATGACTCCTGGAGGCAGAGGTATGGGCATGGTCGGACCACCCCAGGTCCGAGCGGGGCCAGCGGGAATGCCCCACATGATGCCGCCACCTGGAATGCTTG CAATGCAGCCGGGTATGCAAGGAATGCCACCAATGGGCAGGGGAGGCCCACCTCCAATGCAGGGTCCACCCCCAGGCATGATGAGAGGag GTCCACCTCCTCGACCATACTAG